The following DNA comes from Caulobacter mirabilis.
GCGGGGTGATGTTCCTGGCCGTGCTGGCCGATCGGCAGGCGATCAGCCTGCGGGCCCTGGCCGTCGCCGCCCTGGCGATCCTGGCGCTGCAGCCTGAGGCCGCGGCCACGCCCGGCTTCCAGATGTCCTTCGCCGCCACCGCCGCCCTGGTCGCCCTGGCCGAGGCCTGGCCCCAGCCGGTGAAGGAGATCGAGACGCCCTGGTGGATCCGCTGGCCCCAGGCGGCCGTGGTCTGGACCGGCGCGGCCCTGGCGGCCAGTTTCGTGGCGGGTCTGGCGACCGGCCCCTTCGCCATGCACCACTTCAATCGCGTCGCCAGCTACGGCCTGATCGCCAACCTGCTGGTCTCGCCCCTCTCGAGCTTCGTGATCATGCCGTTCCTGGCCCTGGGCGCGGCGCTGGAGCCCTTGGGTCTGGGCGGACCGTTCCTGGCGATCGCGGGCTGGGGCATCGGGATGATGACCGACATCGGCGCCGGGGTCGCCGGTCGGCCCGGCGCGACGGTCACCGTGCCCAGCGCGCCGGCCGCCGCCCTGCCGATCGCCTTTGTCGGGATCATGATCCTCTGCCTTTGGAAGGGCCGGCTGCGCTGGCTGGGCGCGCCGCTGGCCGCCGCGGTCCTGCTGTGGCCCAGGCCGCCGGCGCCGGACGTCTGGATCGCCGACGACGGCGCGGCGGTCGCGGTCCGCCACGACGACCGGGCCGTCCTGCTGCGGCCGGACGCCCGGCGCTTCGCCGCCGACCTGTGGTCACGTCGCCGCGGCCTGGTCATCGACGTGGAGGCCGAGGCGGCGCGGGACGCCCTCTACGCCTGCGGCCGGTTCGACTGCATGACCCGGGACGGGCAGGGCGTCGCCGCCTGGGCCGGCAAGCAGCCGCCGAAGGCCGCGGTTCTGGAGCGGCTTTGCGCGCCCGGCCGCCTGGTCGTGCTGCGCTCGCCGGCGCCGGCCGCCGGCTGCGAGGGCGCGTTCGTCCTGGCGGCCGAGGACTTCACCCGGGGCGGCTCGGCCGAGCTCTGGCGTACGGGAGCGGGCTGGAAGGTGCGCTGGGCCAACGACCTGCGAGGCGACCGCCCCTGGGTGCGGTGACGGGCTGACACAATCGGAAGCGAGACATGACTTGATGCTCCCGGTCTCAGGCGTCTGTATGCCGCCCATCGTTGGAGATGCGGCATGTCCCTGTTCACCGGCCTTTCGGCCTTCCCGATCACGCCGGCCACGCCCGAGGGCAAGGTCATCGAGGCCGACCTGCGCGCCCTGATCCAGGGCGTCGTCCGCGGCGGCGCCGACTCGATCGGCCTGCTCGGCAGCACCGGGACCTACATGTTCCTCGACCGAGGCCAGCGCCGGCGGGCGGTTGAGATCGCCGTCGCGGCCGCCGGGGCGACCCCGGTGATGGTCGGCGTCGGCGCGCTGCGCACCGACGAAGCGCAGGCCCTGGCCCGCGACGCGGCCGAGGCCGGCGCGGCCGGCCTGCTGCTGGCGCCGGTCAGCTACACGCCGCTGTTCGACGAGGAGGTCTACCGGCACTTCGTCGCCGTCGCGGCGGCGACCGAGTTGCCGATCTGCATCTACAACAACCCGACCACCACCAACTTCACCTTCAGCCCGGCGTTGACCGGGCGGCTGGCCGGGCTGTCCACCGTAACGGCGATCAAGCTGCCCCTGCCCAAGTCCGGCGACATCGTCGCCGACCTGGCCGCCTACCGCCAGGCCGCGCCGAGGCTAAAGATCGGCTACAGCGCCGACTGGGGCTGCAAGGACGCGCTGCTGGCCGGGGCCGATGGGTTCTACAGCGTCGCGGGCGGCCTGTTCCCGGGGCGGATGGC
Coding sequences within:
- a CDS encoding dihydrodipicolinate synthase family protein, with the translated sequence MSLFTGLSAFPITPATPEGKVIEADLRALIQGVVRGGADSIGLLGSTGTYMFLDRGQRRRAVEIAVAAAGATPVMVGVGALRTDEAQALARDAAEAGAAGLLLAPVSYTPLFDEEVYRHFVAVAAATELPICIYNNPTTTNFTFSPALTGRLAGLSTVTAIKLPLPKSGDIVADLAAYRQAAPRLKIGYSADWGCKDALLAGADGFYSVAGGLFPGRMAALVAAASVGDREDADRLDQAFAPLWTLFRTYGGIRVMHAAANRLGLTAARPPLPILPLDEAAADQVAAATAGLRG
- a CDS encoding ComEC/Rec2 family competence protein, which codes for MTTGFESDISVGPIGKAAPLSTLRKAADSLARIIAAEVVAQRDRWTLWAPVAFGLGAAGYLALRTEPSLWLVATAAGLAIGLALAVRRAAVGALAIPAVLLAFAAAGLCAGKLRATLVAAPVIAEQSIVTLEGWVVDVASPGAGGARLVVAPVQVSGLDPRATPVRVRVTLRGEPPTPPPGSPIRLRAMLGPPPPPASPGAYDFARDAWFDRVGGVGFSLGEPAEATLSSPPRRLRLAMAVNAARWSLAQRIVARLGVEQGGVAAAMVTGHEAWIPPEQVEAMRASGLAHILSISGLHMAIVGGFVFAAVRLGVAAWPWLALRANGKKVAALAGLFAIGGYLVISGAPPPAERAAITGGVMFLAVLADRQAISLRALAVAALAILALQPEAAATPGFQMSFAATAALVALAEAWPQPVKEIETPWWIRWPQAAVVWTGAALAASFVAGLATGPFAMHHFNRVASYGLIANLLVSPLSSFVIMPFLALGAALEPLGLGGPFLAIAGWGIGMMTDIGAGVAGRPGATVTVPSAPAAALPIAFVGIMILCLWKGRLRWLGAPLAAAVLLWPRPPAPDVWIADDGAAVAVRHDDRAVLLRPDARRFAADLWSRRRGLVIDVEAEAARDALYACGRFDCMTRDGQGVAAWAGKQPPKAAVLERLCAPGRLVVLRSPAPAAGCEGAFVLAAEDFTRGGSAELWRTGAGWKVRWANDLRGDRPWVR